The Micromonospora sp. NBC_01740 genome includes a window with the following:
- the ppk2 gene encoding polyphosphate kinase 2 yields the protein MTDSVLDLTDDYQVVDGHDDDPVLLRPDGSPVDTWREDYPYDERMERTEYDHHKRLLQIELLKLQDWIRESGERLVILFEGRDAAGKGGTIKRFMEHLNPRGASVVALAKPNERESTQWYFQRWLGHLPAAGEIVLFDRSWYNRAGVERVMGFCTRKEYLEFLRQAPELERMLVRSGIRLVKFWFSVSQNEQRTRFAVRQVDPVRQWKLSDMDIASLDKWDEYTEAKEAMFFYTDTADAPWTVLKSNDKKRARIEAMRHVLSRFDYHDKDHEVVGVPDPLIIGPAGLDLDPEEQTVHVFPRL from the coding sequence ATGACGGACAGCGTGCTGGACCTCACCGACGACTACCAGGTGGTCGACGGTCACGACGACGATCCCGTACTGCTGCGCCCGGACGGCAGCCCGGTGGACACCTGGCGGGAGGACTACCCGTACGACGAGCGCATGGAGCGCACGGAGTACGACCACCACAAGCGGCTGCTCCAGATCGAGCTGCTGAAGCTCCAGGACTGGATCCGGGAGTCCGGCGAGCGGCTCGTGATCCTCTTCGAGGGGCGCGACGCGGCCGGCAAGGGCGGGACGATCAAGCGCTTCATGGAGCACCTCAATCCGCGCGGCGCGTCGGTGGTGGCCCTCGCCAAGCCGAACGAGCGGGAGTCCACCCAGTGGTACTTCCAGCGGTGGCTCGGGCACCTGCCGGCGGCCGGCGAGATCGTGCTGTTCGACCGGTCCTGGTACAACCGCGCCGGGGTGGAGCGGGTGATGGGCTTCTGCACCCGCAAGGAGTACCTCGAGTTCCTCCGCCAGGCCCCCGAACTGGAGAGGATGCTGGTGCGCTCGGGCATCCGCCTGGTCAAGTTCTGGTTCTCGGTGTCCCAGAACGAACAGCGCACCCGGTTCGCCGTCCGCCAGGTGGACCCGGTGCGGCAGTGGAAGCTCTCCGACATGGACATCGCCTCGCTCGACAAGTGGGACGAGTACACCGAGGCCAAGGAGGCGATGTTCTTCTACACGGACACCGCCGACGCACCGTGGACGGTGCTGAAGAGCAACGACAAGAAGCGGGCCCGGATCGAGGCGATGCGCCACGTGCTGAGCCGCTTCGACTACCACGACAAGGACCACGAGGTGGTCGGCGTACCGGACCCGCTGATCATCGGCCCGGCCGGGCTGGACCTGGACCCGGAGGAGCAGACGGTGCACGTCTTTCCCAGGCTCTGA
- a CDS encoding ABC transporter ATP-binding protein, producing MPGLGRSPEEHPAHARREGNALEATGLGKQYRRTWALRECSVAVPAGRVAALVGPNGAGKTTFLHMIVGLLQPTRGSVRVFGTTVGRDGAALSRIAFLAQEKPLYDGFTVAEMMRFGRVMNPNWDDDLARGRLDELRIPLDRRVARLSGGQQTQVALTLAIAKRPDLLVLDEPLADLDPLARHDVTSSLMSAVAETGMTVLLSSHVVPDLAGTCDWLVVLNGGRVQVSGDIDDLLSEHRLLTGPADSAEAVAAQLPVVARSSTGRQATMLVRGAGAVADQRWTERPLSLEDLVLTYLRDPDAAALPRPNIVRAN from the coding sequence ATGCCAGGACTGGGCAGGTCTCCGGAGGAGCATCCGGCCCATGCGCGACGGGAGGGCAATGCGCTGGAGGCGACCGGGCTCGGCAAGCAGTACCGCCGTACCTGGGCGCTGCGCGAGTGTTCGGTGGCCGTACCGGCCGGTCGGGTCGCCGCGCTGGTCGGCCCCAACGGAGCGGGCAAGACGACCTTCCTCCACATGATCGTCGGATTGCTGCAACCCACTCGGGGGTCGGTCCGCGTCTTCGGCACGACGGTGGGACGCGACGGCGCCGCGCTGTCCCGGATCGCGTTCCTGGCCCAGGAGAAGCCTCTCTACGACGGTTTCACCGTCGCGGAGATGATGCGGTTCGGCCGGGTGATGAATCCGAACTGGGACGACGACCTGGCCCGCGGCAGGCTCGACGAGTTGAGGATCCCGCTCGACCGGCGGGTGGCGAGGCTCTCCGGCGGCCAGCAGACCCAGGTGGCGCTCACCCTGGCGATCGCCAAGCGGCCCGACCTGCTGGTGCTGGACGAGCCGCTCGCCGACCTGGACCCCCTGGCCCGACACGACGTGACGAGCAGCCTGATGTCCGCCGTGGCGGAGACGGGCATGACCGTCCTGCTCTCCTCGCACGTGGTGCCCGACCTTGCGGGCACCTGCGACTGGTTGGTCGTTCTCAACGGCGGCCGTGTGCAGGTCAGCGGGGACATCGACGACCTGCTCTCCGAGCACCGGCTACTGACCGGTCCGGCGGACAGCGCCGAGGCGGTGGCCGCCCAGTTGCCCGTCGTCGCCCGTAGCAGCACCGGCCGGCAGGCCACGATGCTGGTCCGCGGCGCCGGTGCCGTTGCGGACCAGCGGTGGACCGAACGTCCCCTGTCCCTCGAGGACCTCGTCCTGACCTACCTGCGTGACCCCGACGCCGCAGCGCTGCCCCGCCCCAACATCGTCCGGGCGAACTGA
- a CDS encoding GntR family transcriptional regulator — MIEFHLDRGSGVSTYLQLVHQVKHALRLGVLQPGDKLPTAKEVVARLAINPNTVLKAYRELEREGLAIGRPGQGTFVRRSLRTADAGEQARLAAQLSAWVGQARRAGLDQEDVEALFASVLMDSFRRSA; from the coding sequence TTGATCGAGTTCCATCTGGATCGTGGGTCCGGGGTCTCCACCTATCTACAGCTCGTCCACCAGGTGAAACACGCGCTCCGGCTAGGGGTTCTTCAACCCGGCGACAAGCTTCCCACCGCCAAGGAGGTGGTGGCGCGGTTGGCGATCAACCCCAACACGGTGCTCAAGGCATACCGGGAGCTCGAGCGGGAGGGCCTCGCCATCGGCCGCCCGGGGCAGGGCACGTTCGTCCGTCGGTCGCTGCGGACCGCCGACGCGGGTGAGCAGGCCCGACTCGCCGCCCAGCTGTCCGCCTGGGTCGGCCAGGCCCGCCGCGCCGGCCTGGACCAGGAGGACGTGGAGGCGCTGTTCGCGTCGGTGTTGATGGATTCGTTCCGGCGGTCGGCGTGA
- a CDS encoding 16S rRNA (uracil(1498)-N(3))-methyltransferase: protein MSAPLFLVESLPTADQLTLGGPEGHHAATVQRLRVGEELLLADGRGGTASAVVTAVGRGSLELDVISRGYVDAAVPRLVVVQGIAKGDRGELAVQAMTEVGVDEIVPWAASRSVAQWRGDRGARAREKWVATAREAAKQARRSWLPVVAGAPDESTATVARRIAGAAATFVLHEEARERLTTVELPAAGEIVLVVGPEGGIAPAELTAFAEAGARPVRLGPSVLRTSTAGVAALSVLATRLGHW, encoded by the coding sequence GTGTCCGCGCCGCTGTTCCTGGTCGAGTCGCTGCCCACCGCCGACCAGCTCACCCTGGGCGGCCCCGAGGGGCACCACGCCGCCACGGTGCAACGACTGCGCGTCGGCGAGGAACTCCTGCTCGCCGACGGCCGGGGCGGCACCGCGTCCGCGGTGGTCACGGCCGTCGGCCGGGGCAGCCTCGAACTCGACGTCATCTCCCGGGGGTACGTCGACGCGGCCGTCCCCCGGCTCGTCGTGGTGCAGGGCATCGCCAAGGGCGACCGGGGCGAGCTGGCCGTGCAGGCGATGACCGAGGTCGGGGTGGACGAGATCGTGCCCTGGGCTGCGTCACGCTCGGTGGCGCAGTGGCGCGGCGACCGGGGCGCCCGGGCCCGGGAGAAGTGGGTGGCGACGGCCCGCGAGGCGGCGAAGCAGGCCCGCCGGTCGTGGCTGCCGGTGGTGGCCGGCGCCCCCGACGAGTCCACCGCGACGGTGGCCCGCCGGATCGCGGGCGCCGCCGCGACGTTCGTCCTGCACGAGGAGGCGCGGGAGCGGCTGACCACCGTCGAGCTGCCCGCCGCCGGTGAGATCGTGCTGGTCGTCGGCCCGGAGGGCGGCATCGCCCCGGCCGAGCTGACCGCCTTCGCCGAGGCCGGCGCCCGGCCGGTGCGGCTGGGGCCCTCGGTGCTGCGTACGTCCACCGCCGGGGTGGCCGCCCTCAGTGTCCTGGCCACCCGCCTCGGCCACTGGTGA
- the dnaJ gene encoding molecular chaperone DnaJ — translation MARDYYGILGVSREASDDEIKRAYRKLARQFHPDVNPDPEAQEKFKDINAAYEVLSDDRKRQIVDLGGDPLAPGGGGAGGPGGPGGAGPFVGFQDIMDAFFGGAAGGSRGPRPRTRPGADAILRLELDLHETAFGVEAPITVDTAVLCTTCSGAGTAAGTHLATCEACAGRGEVQSVQRTFLGQVVSARPCTVCQGYGTTIPHPCPTCAGDGRVRTRRSLTVKIPAGVEDGMRIRLAQQGEVGPGGGTAGDLYVEIHERPHDVYSRKGDDLHCRVTVPMTAAALGTRLTIKTLDSEETVDVKAGTQPGSTLRLRARGVPHLRGTGRGDLYVHLDVRTPTKLDADQEKMLRDFAKTRGEEVAELTKQGGFFSRMRDAFNGHA, via the coding sequence GTGGCCAGGGACTACTACGGCATTCTCGGCGTGAGCCGGGAAGCCTCCGACGACGAGATCAAGCGCGCCTACCGCAAGCTGGCGCGGCAGTTCCACCCGGACGTGAATCCGGATCCGGAGGCCCAGGAGAAGTTCAAGGACATCAACGCCGCGTACGAGGTCCTCTCGGACGACCGGAAACGGCAGATCGTCGACCTGGGCGGTGACCCGCTCGCCCCCGGGGGCGGGGGTGCGGGTGGCCCGGGCGGCCCCGGCGGCGCCGGGCCGTTCGTCGGCTTCCAGGACATCATGGACGCGTTCTTCGGCGGCGCGGCCGGCGGTTCGCGGGGTCCGCGACCGCGTACCCGGCCCGGCGCCGACGCCATCCTGCGGCTGGAGCTGGACCTGCACGAGACCGCGTTCGGCGTCGAGGCGCCGATCACCGTCGACACCGCCGTGCTCTGCACCACCTGCTCCGGCGCCGGCACGGCGGCCGGCACCCACCTGGCCACCTGTGAGGCGTGCGCCGGCCGGGGCGAGGTGCAGTCCGTGCAGCGCACCTTCCTCGGCCAGGTGGTCTCCGCCCGGCCGTGCACGGTCTGCCAGGGCTACGGCACCACCATCCCGCACCCGTGCCCGACCTGCGCCGGCGACGGCCGCGTCCGCACCCGCCGTTCGCTGACCGTCAAGATCCCGGCCGGTGTCGAGGACGGCATGCGCATCCGCCTCGCCCAGCAGGGTGAGGTCGGCCCGGGCGGCGGCACGGCCGGCGACCTCTACGTGGAGATCCACGAGCGGCCGCACGACGTCTACTCCCGCAAGGGCGACGACCTGCACTGCCGGGTCACGGTGCCGATGACCGCGGCGGCCCTCGGCACCCGGCTGACCATCAAGACGCTGGACAGCGAGGAGACGGTCGACGTCAAGGCCGGCACCCAGCCGGGCAGCACGCTGCGGCTGCGCGCCCGGGGCGTGCCGCACCTGCGTGGCACCGGCCGAGGCGACCTCTACGTCCACCTCGACGTGCGCACCCCCACCAAGCTCGACGCCGACCAGGAGAAGATGCTGCGCGACTTCGCCAAGACCCGGGGCGAGGAGGTCGCCGAGCTCACCAAGCAGGGCGGCTTCTTCTCCCGGATGCGCGACGCCTTCAACGGCCACGCCTGA
- the hrcA gene encoding heat-inducible transcriptional repressor HrcA: protein MGLDDRKLAVLRAIVEDYVATQEPVGSKALVERHQLGVSPATVRNDMAVLEEEGYIRQPHTSAGRVPTDRGYRLFVDRLSRVKPLSPAERRAIERFLVGAVDLDDVVHRTVRLLAQLTRQVAVVQYPSLARSSVRHLELVPISTTRLMLVMIADTGRVEQRLVELPAPIPADDVTDLRRLVNEKLVGTRLSETPPLVQALVEESVPHLRPAMTTLSTVLLETLIERHEERIALAGTANLTRGGLLDFQGSLRPILEALEEEVVMLKLIGEAEPSTTRVLIGDENEIDNLRAASVVSTGYGPGATSVGGLGVLGPTRMDYPGTIATVRAVARYVGELLAQN, encoded by the coding sequence ATGGGTCTCGACGACCGCAAGCTCGCCGTGCTGCGCGCGATCGTCGAGGACTACGTCGCCACGCAGGAGCCCGTCGGCAGCAAGGCGCTTGTCGAGCGGCACCAGCTGGGGGTCTCACCGGCGACCGTCCGCAACGACATGGCCGTGCTGGAGGAGGAGGGCTACATCCGCCAGCCGCACACCAGTGCCGGCCGGGTGCCCACCGACCGGGGCTACCGGCTCTTCGTGGACCGGCTGTCCCGGGTGAAGCCGCTCAGCCCGGCCGAGCGCCGGGCGATCGAGCGTTTCCTGGTCGGCGCCGTCGACCTCGACGACGTGGTGCACCGCACCGTCCGGCTGCTGGCGCAACTCACCCGGCAGGTCGCCGTCGTGCAGTACCCGAGCCTGGCCCGTTCCTCGGTGCGTCACCTGGAGCTGGTGCCGATCTCCACCACCCGGCTGATGCTGGTCATGATCGCCGACACCGGCCGGGTCGAGCAGCGGCTGGTCGAGCTGCCCGCGCCGATCCCCGCCGACGACGTCACGGACCTGCGCCGGCTGGTCAACGAGAAGCTGGTCGGCACCCGACTGTCGGAGACCCCGCCGCTGGTGCAGGCGCTCGTCGAGGAGTCGGTGCCCCACCTGCGCCCGGCCATGACCACCCTCTCCACCGTGCTGCTGGAGACGCTGATCGAGCGGCACGAGGAGCGGATCGCGCTGGCCGGGACGGCCAACCTCACCCGCGGCGGCCTGCTCGACTTCCAGGGCTCCCTGCGCCCCATCCTGGAGGCGCTGGAGGAGGAGGTCGTCATGCTCAAGCTCATCGGCGAGGCGGAGCCGAGCACGACGCGGGTGCTGATCGGCGACGAGAACGAGATCGACAACCTGCGCGCCGCCTCGGTGGTCAGCACCGGCTACGGGCCGGGCGCGACCAGCGTCGGCGGCCTCGGCGTGCTGGGGCCGACCCGGATGGACTACCCCGGCACCATCGCCACGGTGCGGGCCGTGGCACGCTACGTGGGCGAGCTGCTGGCCCAGAACTGA
- a CDS encoding DUF4870 domain-containing protein, whose protein sequence is MTEPPRPPGAGDPGFPPDPTAPSGVPGPAGSGDPTAPLSGAPGPGSHPPPGGYPPPTGDQPPSGGYPPPGDYPPPGGYPPPGDYPPPGGYGPPGGYGAPGAGYPTGGGYGPPTGGYASNEDKNWALIAHFGGAAGVIVGGGMLGWLAPLIALMVRGQQSPTARAHAAAALNFQLTWTIVGVLSWVVTLITCGVLFFVPMLVWLVPLIFGIIGGLKANEGVLYRYPLTYTFTK, encoded by the coding sequence ATGACTGAACCACCTCGCCCTCCCGGAGCGGGGGACCCCGGCTTCCCGCCGGACCCGACCGCCCCGTCGGGGGTTCCCGGCCCCGCCGGCTCCGGCGACCCCACCGCACCACTGTCCGGGGCACCGGGCCCGGGCAGCCATCCTCCACCCGGTGGCTATCCGCCGCCCACCGGTGACCAGCCGCCGTCGGGCGGCTACCCTCCGCCCGGCGACTACCCACCGCCCGGTGGCTATCCCCCGCCCGGCGACTACCCGCCGCCCGGGGGCTACGGACCGCCCGGCGGCTACGGAGCGCCGGGGGCCGGCTATCCGACCGGTGGCGGCTACGGACCGCCGACGGGCGGCTACGCCAGCAACGAGGACAAGAACTGGGCCCTGATCGCCCACTTCGGCGGCGCGGCCGGCGTGATCGTCGGCGGCGGCATGCTCGGCTGGCTGGCGCCGCTCATCGCGCTGATGGTCCGGGGGCAGCAGTCGCCGACCGCCCGGGCGCACGCCGCCGCGGCGCTGAACTTCCAGCTCACCTGGACGATCGTCGGGGTGCTGAGCTGGGTGGTCACGCTGATCACCTGCGGGGTGCTGTTCTTCGTCCCCATGCTCGTCTGGCTGGTGCCGCTGATCTTCGGCATCATCGGCGGGCTCAAGGCCAACGAGGGCGTGCTCTACCGCTACCCGCTGACCTACACCTTCACCAAGTGA
- the hemW gene encoding radical SAM family heme chaperone HemW yields the protein MPGVLPEGETVPVDGSLPATATRAVGARGFGVYVHVPFCASRCGYCDFNTYTAAELGGGAGREDYADTVLAELALARRVLGDAPPPRVDTVFVGGGTPTLLPADDLARILDGIDRTWGLAPGAEVTTEANPESVTPESLKALRAAGYTRISLGMQSAAPGVLAILDRTHSAGRAVAAAREARDAGFDHVNLDLIYGTPGETEADFAASLDQVVAAGVDHVSAYALIVEDGTRLAARMRRGELPYPSDDVAADRYLAAEAALGAAGLSWYEVSNWARDEAARCRHNLLYWTGADWWGLGPGAHSHVGGVRWWNVKHPTTYAKRLAGGESPGLAREVLTADEAHMEDVMLRLRLASGLPLDALDDAGRAGAARALADGLLAADEHAAGRAVLTLRGRLLADAVVRDLLP from the coding sequence ATGCCCGGCGTCCTTCCAGAAGGCGAAACCGTCCCCGTCGACGGCTCGCTGCCCGCCACCGCCACCCGAGCCGTCGGCGCGCGCGGCTTCGGCGTGTACGTGCACGTGCCGTTCTGCGCCAGCCGCTGCGGCTACTGCGACTTCAACACGTACACGGCCGCCGAACTGGGCGGCGGGGCGGGCCGGGAGGACTACGCCGACACCGTGCTGGCCGAGCTGGCGCTCGCCCGCCGGGTGCTGGGCGACGCGCCCCCGCCCCGGGTGGACACGGTCTTCGTCGGCGGCGGCACCCCGACCCTGCTCCCCGCCGACGACCTGGCGCGGATCCTCGACGGCATCGACCGCACCTGGGGGCTCGCGCCCGGCGCCGAGGTGACCACCGAGGCCAATCCGGAATCGGTCACGCCCGAGTCGCTGAAGGCGCTGCGGGCCGCCGGCTACACCCGGATCTCGCTGGGCATGCAGTCCGCCGCGCCGGGGGTGCTGGCGATCCTCGACCGCACGCACAGCGCCGGCCGGGCCGTCGCCGCCGCCCGCGAGGCCCGCGACGCCGGGTTCGACCACGTCAACCTGGACCTGATCTACGGCACGCCGGGGGAGACCGAGGCGGACTTCGCCGCCTCCCTCGACCAGGTCGTCGCCGCCGGGGTGGACCACGTCAGCGCGTACGCCCTGATCGTGGAGGACGGCACGCGGCTGGCCGCCCGGATGCGGCGCGGCGAGCTGCCGTACCCCTCCGACGACGTCGCCGCGGACCGCTACCTCGCCGCGGAGGCCGCCCTCGGCGCGGCCGGCCTCTCCTGGTACGAGGTGTCGAACTGGGCCCGCGACGAGGCGGCCCGGTGCCGGCACAACCTGCTCTACTGGACCGGCGCCGACTGGTGGGGCCTCGGCCCGGGGGCGCACAGCCACGTCGGCGGCGTGCGCTGGTGGAACGTCAAGCACCCCACGACGTACGCGAAGCGGCTCGCCGGCGGCGAGTCGCCCGGCCTGGCCCGCGAGGTGCTCACGGCCGACGAGGCGCACATGGAGGACGTCATGCTCCGACTGCGCCTCGCCTCCGGGCTGCCCCTGGACGCCCTCGACGACGCCGGTCGGGCCGGCGCCGCGCGGGCCCTCGCCGACGGGCTGCTGGCCGCCGACGAGCACGCGGCCGGCCGGGCCGTGCTGACCCTGCGGGGCCGGCTGCTCGCCGACGCGGTCGTCCGCGACCTGCTGCCCTGA
- a CDS encoding enoyl-CoA hydratase-related protein — MTSPDVLVRVATARGVTTLTLDSPHNRNALSTPLMTQLLAGLAEAVADDAVRVVVLDHAGPVFCSGADLKETAAAYASGSVPAGMLGDVLAAVWECPKPVVAKVAGPARAGGLGLIAAADLAVCAREATFAFTEVRIGVVPAVISATVLPRLHPRAAAELYLTGDTFDGRRAAEIGLVTVAVPADGLDAAVAGYCDSLVRGAPGALAGAKQLLRRPPATDLRAEIADLSTLSTGYFLSEEGREGVLAFREKRPARWVPADGDAGADR; from the coding sequence ATGACCTCTCCAGACGTGCTCGTGCGGGTCGCCACGGCCCGTGGGGTGACCACCCTCACCCTGGACAGCCCGCACAATCGCAACGCGCTCTCCACGCCGCTGATGACCCAGCTGCTGGCCGGCCTCGCCGAGGCGGTCGCCGACGACGCCGTACGCGTGGTCGTGCTCGACCACGCGGGCCCGGTCTTCTGTTCCGGCGCCGACCTGAAGGAGACGGCCGCCGCGTACGCCAGCGGGAGCGTGCCGGCCGGGATGCTCGGCGACGTGCTCGCGGCGGTCTGGGAGTGCCCGAAGCCGGTGGTGGCGAAGGTGGCCGGCCCGGCCCGGGCGGGCGGCCTCGGTCTCATCGCGGCGGCCGACCTGGCGGTGTGCGCGCGGGAGGCGACGTTCGCCTTCACCGAGGTGCGGATCGGCGTGGTGCCGGCGGTCATCTCCGCGACCGTGCTGCCCCGCCTGCACCCCCGCGCGGCGGCCGAGCTCTACCTGACCGGCGACACCTTCGACGGCCGGCGGGCGGCCGAGATCGGCCTGGTCACCGTCGCCGTGCCGGCGGACGGACTGGACGCGGCGGTTGCGGGGTACTGCGACTCTCTGGTGCGGGGGGCACCGGGCGCGCTGGCCGGGGCGAAGCAGCTGTTGCGCCGGCCGCCCGCCACGGACCTGCGGGCGGAGATCGCCGACCTGTCCACCCTCTCGACCGGGTACTTCCTGTCGGAGGAGGGACGCGAGGGCGTCCTGGCGTTCCGGGAGAAGCGGCCGGCGCGCTGGGTGCCCGCCGACGGCGACGCGGGCGCCGACCGGTGA
- a CDS encoding phytanoyl-CoA dioxygenase family protein, whose translation MVSPHGEGYVEVFDYGDRTGYEPISDTDRKEFHEQGFLLLRNVLTEDHRAALEAAVDRVYAEEKAKGTTTKDGTLHLLGFLERDELFGDLLTHPIAFPYMWGLAGWNIYTHHNHLDVTPPAAEPEKPYWGWHQDGYRQNSDPETMDPNLPRPMFSLKVAYVLSDLSENGRGATKVIPGSHLWNSLPRPADTSVHNPDPEGTVEITANPGDAFIFDRRQWHSRSTNLSTITRKMLFVGYTYRWIRPLDELHIDKDGEWWANRTPVQRQLCGEGTHTANYWGINWDGYIDDEIPLRKELKQRGLLDRNVPWLR comes from the coding sequence ATGGTTTCGCCTCATGGGGAGGGGTACGTCGAAGTGTTCGACTACGGCGACCGGACCGGTTACGAACCGATCAGTGACACCGACCGCAAGGAGTTCCACGAGCAGGGCTTCCTCCTGCTGCGCAACGTCCTGACGGAGGACCACCGGGCGGCGCTGGAGGCGGCGGTGGACCGCGTCTACGCCGAGGAGAAGGCGAAGGGCACCACCACCAAGGACGGCACCCTGCACCTGTTGGGCTTCCTGGAGCGCGACGAGCTCTTCGGCGACCTGCTGACCCACCCGATCGCCTTCCCGTACATGTGGGGCCTGGCCGGCTGGAACATCTACACCCACCACAACCACCTGGACGTCACCCCGCCGGCGGCGGAGCCGGAGAAGCCCTACTGGGGGTGGCACCAGGACGGCTACCGGCAGAACTCCGACCCGGAGACGATGGACCCGAACCTGCCCCGGCCGATGTTCTCGCTCAAGGTGGCCTACGTCCTCTCCGACCTGTCGGAGAACGGCCGGGGCGCCACCAAGGTGATCCCGGGCAGCCACCTGTGGAACTCGCTGCCCCGCCCGGCGGACACCTCCGTGCACAACCCGGACCCGGAGGGCACGGTGGAGATCACCGCCAACCCCGGTGACGCCTTCATCTTCGACCGCCGCCAGTGGCACTCGCGGTCCACCAACCTGTCGACCATCACCCGCAAGATGCTCTTCGTCGGCTACACCTACCGGTGGATCCGACCGCTGGACGAGCTGCACATCGACAAGGACGGCGAGTGGTGGGCCAACCGCACGCCGGTGCAGCGCCAGCTCTGCGGTGAGGGCACCCACACCGCCAACTACTGGGGCATCAACTGGGACGGCTACATCGACGACGAGATCCCGCTGCGCAAGGAGCTCAAGCAGCGCGGCCTGCTCGACCGCAACGTGCCCTGGCTGCGCTGA
- a CDS encoding MOSC domain-containing protein, with translation MTGRLASVNLGGVTEAEWAGDASGRSGIDKRPVGGPVLLRVDGVAGDFIGERAHHGGPEQAVYAYAEEDASWWAGEMGRSIRPGGFGENLTTYAVDVTGAVIGEQWAVGSALLQVTKPRTPCTTFAGFWGVPDLIKRFTVRATPGAYLRVLREGEVGAGDPVEVVDRPAHGVTIGEVFRALSLEPELLPRLLDAPDLPDGVREKVRRRLAGRS, from the coding sequence ATGACGGGCAGGCTGGCTTCGGTGAACCTCGGCGGCGTGACCGAGGCGGAATGGGCGGGCGACGCGAGCGGCCGCAGCGGCATCGACAAGCGGCCCGTCGGCGGCCCGGTGCTGCTGCGCGTGGACGGGGTGGCCGGCGACTTCATCGGCGAACGCGCCCACCACGGCGGTCCGGAGCAGGCGGTCTACGCGTACGCCGAGGAGGACGCGTCCTGGTGGGCGGGGGAGATGGGCCGCAGCATCCGCCCCGGCGGCTTCGGGGAGAACCTGACCACGTACGCGGTGGACGTGACGGGGGCCGTGATCGGCGAGCAGTGGGCGGTCGGGTCCGCGCTGCTCCAGGTGACCAAGCCGCGCACGCCGTGCACCACCTTCGCCGGCTTCTGGGGCGTACCCGACCTGATCAAACGGTTCACGGTACGGGCGACGCCCGGGGCGTACCTGCGGGTGCTGCGCGAGGGGGAGGTCGGCGCGGGGGACCCGGTCGAGGTGGTGGACCGGCCCGCGCACGGGGTGACGATCGGCGAGGTGTTCCGGGCCCTGAGCCTGGAGCCTGAGCTGCTGCCCCGGCTGCTCGACGCGCCCGACCTGCCAGACGGGGTCCGGGAGAAGGTGCGCCGCCGGCTCGCCGGCCGGAGCTGA
- a CDS encoding carbohydrate ABC transporter permease has translation MTRRGGGGGAKRLALNGAGLLVALFAAFPVYWMIATSLKPSSEIFSSTPRPVPTEPTLEHYRQILTGNLIPGVTFGDFFLNSALVAVATVVLSGLVALLAATAVARFRFKLRTTFLIMLLIVQMIPLEALVIPLFLMIQRLGLYNTLPSLILTYLGFSLPFAVWMLRGFVAAVPKELEEAAAIDGASRAQIFRKVLFPLVAPGLVATSIFSFITAWNELIFALTFINDQESYTLPVAMTFFFGRDDTAWGPVMAASTLFTLPVIIFFLLVQRRMVSGLVAGAVKG, from the coding sequence GTGACCCGACGCGGAGGCGGCGGGGGCGCGAAGCGACTCGCGCTCAACGGCGCGGGGCTGCTGGTGGCGCTCTTCGCCGCGTTCCCGGTCTACTGGATGATCGCGACCTCGCTGAAGCCGAGTTCGGAGATCTTCTCGTCCACCCCCCGGCCGGTGCCCACCGAGCCGACCCTGGAGCACTACCGGCAGATCCTCACCGGCAACCTGATCCCGGGCGTCACCTTCGGCGACTTCTTCCTCAACAGCGCGCTGGTGGCGGTCGCCACCGTGGTGCTCAGCGGTCTGGTGGCGCTGCTGGCCGCCACCGCCGTGGCCCGGTTCCGGTTCAAGCTGCGGACCACCTTCCTGATCATGCTGCTGATAGTGCAGATGATCCCGCTGGAGGCGCTGGTCATCCCGCTGTTCCTGATGATCCAGCGGCTCGGGCTCTACAACACCCTGCCGAGCCTGATCCTCACCTACCTCGGCTTCTCGCTGCCGTTTGCGGTCTGGATGCTGCGCGGCTTCGTCGCCGCGGTGCCCAAGGAACTGGAGGAGGCCGCCGCCATCGACGGGGCCAGCCGGGCGCAGATCTTCCGCAAGGTCCTCTTCCCGCTGGTGGCGCCCGGCCTGGTGGCGACGAGCATCTTCTCGTTCATCACCGCCTGGAACGAGCTGATCTTCGCGCTGACCTTCATCAACGACCAGGAGAGCTACACCCTGCCGGTCGCGATGACGTTCTTCTTCGGCCGCGACGACACCGCCTGGGGCCCGGTGATGGCCGCGTCCACGCTGTTCACCCTGCCGGTGATCATCTTCTTCCTGCTGGTGCAACGGCGGATGGTCTCCGGGCTGGTGGCCGGCGCCGTCAAGGGCTGA